From Streptomyces fungicidicus, one genomic window encodes:
- a CDS encoding STAS domain-containing protein: MPPTDPHTLCMALVGDLDYEVGDEVLHQVRRALRAREDLRELRLDCRELATTDSTGLSVLLQLHRDAGRDGIGFHLDNVGPVLERLLRVTGTYEHLRTGRPDELPADPEATAGESGALL; the protein is encoded by the coding sequence TTGCCCCCGACCGACCCGCACACGCTGTGCATGGCCCTCGTCGGCGACCTGGACTACGAGGTCGGAGACGAGGTGCTGCACCAGGTCCGGCGAGCGCTGCGCGCACGGGAGGACCTGCGCGAACTGCGACTGGACTGCCGGGAACTCGCCACGACCGACTCCACGGGCCTGAGCGTCCTGCTCCAGCTCCACCGCGACGCGGGCAGGGACGGCATCGGCTTCCACCTGGACAACGTAGGCCCGGTCCTGGAACGCCTGCTCCGCGTCACCGGCACCTACGAGCACTTGCGCACCGGCCGGCCCGACGAGCTCCCGGCCGACCCCGAGGCGACGGCCGGGGAATCGGGCGCTCTCCTCTGA
- a CDS encoding ATP-binding protein, with protein MTSADGDIGDARRAATAFGSRECPDADLGALALVVSELVTNAARHTGGWWRLTVRGEGRRLDVEVEDRSSAVPAPRTPRFDGRGGHGLNIVGALAGPLEVLPGPHGKTVRARWVTGRQTSARPLPAPESHGTSPLIGYEP; from the coding sequence ATGACGTCGGCCGACGGAGACATCGGCGATGCCCGGCGGGCCGCCACGGCGTTCGGCTCCCGCGAGTGTCCGGACGCCGACCTCGGCGCGCTGGCACTGGTGGTGTCCGAACTCGTCACCAACGCCGCCCGGCACACCGGTGGTTGGTGGCGCCTGACCGTACGCGGAGAAGGCCGGCGGCTCGATGTGGAGGTCGAGGACCGGAGCTCCGCGGTACCGGCTCCGCGCACCCCGAGATTCGACGGGCGGGGCGGCCACGGCCTGAACATCGTCGGCGCGCTCGCCGGACCCCTGGAAGTGCTCCCCGGACCTCACGGCAAGACGGTCCGGGCACGCTGGGTCACCGGCCGACAGACATCAGCCCGCCCCCTGCCGGCCCCGGAGTCCCACGGCACGTCCCCTCTCATCGGCTACGAGCCGTAG
- a CDS encoding DUF6003 family protein yields the protein MAETAYLFVLPDPGTPLGAPAVAVGDLECMETPAVLAWLHAHDVTADSDLLRVLPREADGSIPEDAERLPIPLSADEADRVRGACAPRSTAEVEAELRAFRHTNADRDRLISQALARGVPAHRIAQLTGLDPAEVAQITGA from the coding sequence ATGGCTGAGACCGCCTACCTGTTCGTCCTGCCCGACCCGGGAACCCCACTGGGGGCGCCGGCCGTCGCAGTGGGCGACCTCGAGTGCATGGAAACCCCCGCCGTGCTGGCGTGGCTGCACGCCCACGACGTCACCGCCGACAGCGACCTGCTCAGGGTGCTCCCCCGGGAAGCGGACGGCAGCATCCCCGAGGACGCCGAACGTCTGCCCATCCCGCTCAGCGCGGACGAGGCCGACCGCGTACGCGGAGCCTGCGCACCCCGCTCCACCGCGGAAGTCGAGGCGGAACTCCGCGCCTTCCGCCACACGAACGCCGACCGCGACCGCCTGATCAGCCAGGCCCTGGCACGAGGCGTCCCCGCCCACCGCATCGCCCAGCTCACGGGCCTCGACCCGGCCGAGGTCGCCCAGATCACCGGCGCCTAG
- a CDS encoding STAS domain-containing protein — protein sequence MTEDAGLGVEVFLIGPDTAILAIRGELDISTAPVLHHRLAEQVAHGRRHLLLDVTEMPFMDSSGLSVIVRTVNEVRDVGGTMSLSGARPVVRRLLDLTGVGLTCPLYDSVDDARRALAGEPGDTAAAVRQDAATR from the coding sequence GTGACCGAGGACGCAGGCCTGGGCGTCGAGGTGTTTCTCATCGGACCGGACACCGCGATCCTCGCGATACGCGGCGAGTTGGACATCAGCACGGCCCCGGTGCTGCACCACCGGCTTGCCGAGCAGGTGGCCCACGGACGGCGTCACCTGCTGCTGGACGTCACGGAGATGCCGTTCATGGACTCCTCGGGGCTCAGCGTCATCGTCCGGACCGTCAACGAGGTACGCGACGTCGGCGGCACCATGTCCCTCTCCGGGGCGAGACCGGTGGTGCGCCGTCTGCTCGACCTCACCGGGGTGGGCCTGACCTGCCCCCTCTACGACAGCGTGGACGACGCCCGCCGGGCCCTGGCCGGCGAGCCGGGCGACACGGCCGCGGCCGTCCGTCAGGACGCGGCCACCCGCTGA
- a CDS encoding PP2C family protein-serine/threonine phosphatase, which produces MATLPESAGTDVAGAATPGAAPYPVVVMDAAGCVVELNDAASALLPGTRPHEPLSSPAWLAAAHHAGTSSEVGGEIGDRVFSAQQSRLPDGRTAWWLVDETAYRSVVAELAAERERTRFLAEASSALLASLNLDRCMEATAALAAEHLADAALVIAPARPRKLPLVVCDQQGRLTRATVSAKPETVPGLAEALRGFPPVPSRWIDPATAPDWLVPEGFGEVGSLVITPLPGHGVPAGALILLRRAQQNAFSGSEEAFAGLFAARAGAAMSAARLYAEQNAVADTLVRALLPPTLRQVEGVDFAGGYRASVDTDLIGGDFYNVHPPGEDCPETLAVLGDVAGKGIEAAVLTGKIRNTLHALLPMADDHARMLRRLNTAMRDGDRVRFATLVLASVRREDRDVRLRLTSAGHPVPLVVRRDGTVEEVDTEGTLIGALPTITSRTAQVRLAPGETCLLYTDGVTEARGGPLGDTMFGEQRLKRALAECAGIPAAAVVERVRMLIDEWIGDGRHDDIAVLAITAPRGAHLSAVDGTTRGRYTA; this is translated from the coding sequence ATGGCCACTCTCCCGGAGAGCGCCGGTACGGACGTCGCCGGCGCGGCGACTCCCGGCGCCGCTCCCTACCCGGTCGTGGTCATGGACGCGGCCGGCTGCGTCGTGGAGCTCAACGACGCGGCCTCGGCCCTCCTGCCCGGTACGCGTCCCCACGAGCCACTGTCCTCACCCGCCTGGCTCGCCGCCGCACACCACGCCGGGACATCCAGCGAAGTCGGCGGGGAGATCGGCGACCGCGTCTTCTCGGCGCAGCAGTCCCGCCTCCCCGACGGCAGGACGGCATGGTGGCTGGTCGACGAGACCGCCTACCGCTCGGTGGTGGCCGAACTCGCCGCGGAACGTGAGCGCACCCGGTTCCTCGCCGAGGCGTCCAGCGCCCTGCTGGCATCCCTGAACCTCGACCGCTGCATGGAGGCCACCGCGGCCCTGGCCGCCGAGCACCTGGCCGATGCCGCGCTGGTCATCGCCCCGGCCAGGCCCCGCAAGCTGCCGCTGGTCGTCTGCGACCAGCAGGGACGTCTCACCAGGGCCACCGTGTCGGCCAAGCCGGAGACCGTACCGGGACTGGCCGAGGCCCTGCGCGGCTTTCCACCGGTGCCCTCGCGCTGGATAGACCCCGCCACCGCCCCGGACTGGCTCGTCCCCGAAGGCTTCGGGGAGGTCGGATCGCTGGTCATCACCCCGCTGCCCGGACACGGAGTGCCGGCGGGCGCGCTCATCCTGCTGCGCCGGGCACAGCAGAACGCCTTCAGCGGCTCGGAGGAGGCGTTCGCCGGACTGTTCGCCGCCCGCGCCGGAGCGGCCATGTCCGCCGCACGGCTGTACGCCGAGCAGAACGCGGTCGCCGACACCCTCGTACGCGCCCTCCTTCCCCCCACCCTGCGGCAGGTGGAGGGGGTGGACTTCGCGGGCGGCTACCGGGCCAGCGTCGACACCGACCTGATCGGCGGCGACTTCTACAACGTCCACCCGCCCGGCGAGGACTGCCCCGAGACCCTCGCCGTGCTGGGAGACGTGGCGGGCAAGGGGATCGAGGCCGCCGTGCTCACCGGCAAGATCCGCAACACGCTGCACGCCCTGCTGCCGATGGCCGACGACCACGCCCGGATGCTGCGGCGGCTCAACACCGCGATGCGCGACGGCGACCGCGTGCGCTTCGCCACACTCGTGCTCGCCTCCGTCCGCCGCGAGGACCGCGACGTCCGGCTGCGGCTGACCTCCGCCGGCCACCCCGTCCCGCTGGTCGTGCGGCGGGACGGCACCGTGGAGGAGGTCGACACCGAGGGCACCCTGATCGGCGCCCTCCCGACGATCACCTCGCGCACCGCACAGGTGCGGCTCGCGCCGGGCGAGACGTGCCTGCTGTACACCGACGGCGTCACCGAGGCCAGGGGAGGCCCGCTCGGCGACACCATGTTCGGCGAGCAGCGCCTCAAGCGGGCCCTGGCCGAATGCGCCGGCATCCCCGCCGCGGCCGTCGTCGAGCGCGTCCGGATGCTCATCGACGAGTGGATCGGCGACGGACGCCACGACGACATCGCCGTCCTGGCCATCACCGCACCCCGCGGCGCGCACCTCAGCGCGGTGGACGGAACGACGCGAGGCAGGTACACCGCATGA
- a CDS encoding cobalamin B12-binding domain-containing protein, which translates to MTTAPAPGRDEGSVHHDDTAPPAAPDRDEWAEEWADKLWAAVRAADEYTAADVITNALEAGLPAETALLDVIGAVQRRVGTEWAANRMSVADEHAATAINDRVIALLPRQRPAAPLGRVTVACVDKEWHALPARLLAETLRLRGWEIGYLGAQVPTAHLVSQIHRSGATAVCLSASLPTRLPPAHAAITAVQAIGTPVMVGGLAFGADGRHARSLGADAWAREARAAADRLAAGPLPRPRPPHQAVDDLPHLADQEYTMVSRTARSLVRETFQRLEQRFPAMRDYDDAQRERTAEDLAHIVDFLAAALYVDDADVFTGFLTWTADVLTARGVPARSLLPGLDLMEEQLHDFPRARGLIESGRTALAPHS; encoded by the coding sequence ATGACGACCGCCCCCGCCCCCGGCCGCGACGAGGGGTCCGTCCACCACGACGACACGGCCCCGCCCGCCGCTCCCGACCGGGACGAGTGGGCGGAAGAGTGGGCGGACAAGCTCTGGGCGGCGGTCCGGGCGGCCGACGAGTACACGGCCGCCGATGTGATCACCAACGCCCTGGAAGCCGGCCTGCCGGCGGAGACGGCGCTGCTCGACGTGATCGGGGCCGTCCAGCGCAGGGTGGGCACCGAATGGGCCGCCAACCGCATGAGCGTCGCCGACGAACACGCCGCCACCGCCATCAACGACCGCGTCATCGCCCTCCTGCCCAGGCAACGCCCGGCCGCCCCGCTCGGCAGGGTGACGGTCGCCTGCGTCGACAAGGAATGGCACGCACTGCCCGCACGACTGCTCGCCGAGACGCTGCGGCTGCGCGGCTGGGAGATCGGCTACCTCGGAGCGCAGGTCCCCACCGCCCACCTGGTCAGCCAGATCCACCGCAGCGGGGCGACCGCGGTGTGCCTGTCCGCGTCGCTGCCCACCCGGCTGCCCCCGGCGCACGCGGCGATCACCGCCGTCCAGGCCATCGGCACACCGGTCATGGTCGGCGGCCTCGCCTTCGGCGCCGACGGCCGCCACGCCCGCAGCCTCGGCGCCGACGCCTGGGCGCGCGAAGCCCGCGCCGCCGCCGACCGGCTCGCCGCCGGCCCCCTGCCCCGGCCCAGGCCGCCCCACCAGGCCGTCGACGACCTGCCGCACCTGGCGGACCAGGAATACACGATGGTCTCCCGCACCGCGCGCAGCCTCGTACGCGAGACCTTCCAGCGCCTGGAGCAGCGCTTCCCCGCGATGCGCGACTACGACGACGCCCAACGCGAACGGACGGCCGAGGACCTCGCCCACATCGTCGACTTCCTGGCCGCCGCCCTCTACGTGGACGACGCCGACGTCTTCACGGGCTTCCTCACCTGGACCGCCGACGTCCTCACCGCCCGCGGCGTCCCGGCCCGCTCCCTGCTGCCGGGTCTCGACCTGATGGAGGAACAGCTCCACGACTTCCCCCGCGCCCGTGGCCTCATCGAAAGCGGCCGCACCGCGCTCGCCCCGCACTCCTGA
- a CDS encoding YihY/virulence factor BrkB family protein, whose protein sequence is MSLWTDDVTDWAAALTYYAMLAIFPALLVTLSLVGLRDPDDVQNLIREIGALVPPDSRDIIEETLRSMARRRSAAKLLLVLGTVSALWSASSYLAVFRRALYSMYRIKDQRPVWRTAPRIVATAVALLMLLAISALALTVTEGLARAAGRLAGAGDAAVAVGLAFRWPALLLVATVLVMLLFRAGPESTRGVRRMAPGGLLAVVLWLGASVGLYLYMAQVGTYDRLYGSLAGLIVFLMWLWFSNLALLAGAQFNAELARTP, encoded by the coding sequence GTGTCCCTGTGGACGGACGACGTCACGGACTGGGCGGCCGCCCTCACCTACTACGCGATGCTCGCGATCTTCCCCGCGCTGCTGGTCACCCTGTCGCTCGTGGGACTCCGCGACCCCGACGACGTGCAGAACCTGATCCGGGAGATCGGCGCGCTGGTACCGCCCGACTCGCGCGACATCATCGAGGAGACCCTGCGGTCGATGGCCCGCCGGCGTTCGGCCGCGAAGCTCCTCCTCGTCCTCGGCACCGTGAGCGCGCTGTGGTCCGCCTCCAGCTACCTCGCCGTCTTCCGCCGCGCCCTGTACTCCATGTACCGGATCAAGGACCAGCGGCCCGTGTGGCGCACGGCGCCGAGGATCGTCGCCACGGCCGTTGCCCTGCTGATGCTGCTGGCCATCAGCGCCCTCGCGCTCACCGTGACCGAAGGGCTGGCCCGCGCGGCCGGACGGCTCGCCGGGGCGGGGGACGCCGCGGTGGCGGTGGGGCTGGCGTTCCGCTGGCCCGCCCTGCTGCTGGTGGCGACCGTGCTCGTCATGCTGCTGTTCCGGGCGGGACCCGAATCGACGCGCGGCGTACGGCGCATGGCGCCCGGTGGGCTGCTGGCGGTCGTCCTGTGGCTGGGCGCCTCGGTCGGCCTGTACCTGTACATGGCGCAGGTCGGCACGTACGACCGCCTCTACGGCTCCCTCGCCGGCCTGATCGTGTTCCTGATGTGGCTGTGGTTCTCCAACCTCGCGCTGCTGGCCGGCGCGCAGTTCAACGCCGAACTCGCCCGGACGCCGTGA